A genome region from Brassica oleracea var. oleracea cultivar TO1000 chromosome C2, BOL, whole genome shotgun sequence includes the following:
- the LOC106323072 gene encoding CASP-like protein 5A2 translates to MPLSSLRSVSVPLSDRKLPTFRAFSSTAMADAGMDDVQRRLMFEDDYLVAATGLQSLWSLALATVDVYAILVKRSLQNRRLVSLFAIGDGVTSTMTFAAAFATAGITVLIDNDLNSCSANHCVQFETSTALALISWFAALPSFLFNFWSLASSSR, encoded by the exons ATGCCTCTCTCATCGCTCCGATCCGTTTCCGTTCCCCTTTCAGATAGAAAGTTACCGACTTTTCGAGCTTTCTCCAGTACAGCAATGGCAGATGCTGGAATGGATGATGTTCAGAGACGTCTCATGTTTGAGGATGA CTATCTAGTTGCAGCCACTGGCTTGCAGAGCTTGTGGAGTCTTGCACTAGCCACAGTTGATGTCTATGCCATTTTGGTCAAACGTTCCCTACAGAACCGTCGACTCGTTAGCTTGTTTGCAATTGGTGATGGG GTGACATCGACGATGACTTTTGCAGCGGCGTTTGCAACGGCAGGGATAACGGTTCTGATAGACAACGATCTGAACAGCTGCTCGGCAAACCATTGTGTTCAGTTTGAAACATCAACAGCATTAGCCTTGATTAGCTGGTTTGCTGCTCTCCCTTCTTTTCTCTTCAACTTTTGGTCTCTCGCTTCATCATCCCGTTGA
- the LOC106326669 gene encoding nitrile-specifier protein 5-like — protein MSPVAENKWVKVGQKGSGPGPRSSHALTVVGDKVYCFGGELKPTIHIDNDLYVFDLQTQEWSIAPATGDAPFPCFGVLMVPIGTTIYVYGGRDDTRRYNGLYSYDTLTNKWELLSPVEEGLPGRSYHSMACDDRNVYVFGGVTAKGRVNTLHGYDVVGRKWVEYPAGGEACKGRGGPGLVVVEGKVWVLFGFDGNELGDIHCFDLGSGQWTAVETTGDVPPARSVFPAVRSGKQIVVYGGEEEPHELMHMGAGKLSGEVYRLDTETLVWEKVVDGTEEGKKPSPRGWCAFAVAVKDGEEGLLVHGGNSPTNERLDDMVFWRF, from the exons ATGAGTCCTGTGGCTGAGAACAAATGGGTCAAG GTGGGTCAGAAAGGATCAGGTCCTGGACCAAGAAGCTCACATGCACTCACGGTCGTGGGCGACAAAGTGTACTGCTTTGGCGGGGAGCTTAAACCAACGATCCACATCGACAACGATCTCTACGTCTTCGATCTCCAAACTCAAGAATGGTCTATAGCCCCCGCAACAGGGGACGCTCCTTTCCCCTGTTTCGGTGTCTTAATGGTCCCTATCGGCACCACTATCTACGTCTACGGTGGCCGCGACGACACTCGCAGATACAACGGCCTTTACTCTTACGACACTCTCACAAACAAGTGGGAGTTGCTGTCTCCCGTTGAGGAAGGGCTTCCCGGTCGTAGCTACCACTCCATGGCCTGTGATGATCGTAACGTTTACGTCTTTGGTGGTGTTACAGCCAAAGGACGTGTAAACACGTTGCATGGCTACGACGTGGTTGGTCGGAAGTGGGTTGAGTATCCGGCGGGTGGTGAAGCTTGTAAAGGGAGAGGAGGACCAGGGCTTGTGGTTGTGGAAGGGAAAGTTTGGGTTTTGTTTGGGTTTGACGGTAATGAATTGGGTGATATTCATTGCTTTGATTTGGGTAGTGGTCAATGGACCGCCGTGGAGACCACCGGGGATGTACCGCCGGCGAGAAGTGTTTTTCCGGCGGTTCGTTCGGGGAAACAGATTGTGGTATATGGTGGTGAGGAGGAGCCGCATGAGCTGATGCATATGGGAGCTGGGAAGTTGTCTGGAGAGGTTTATAGGCTTGATACGGAGACGTTGGTTTGGGAGAAGGTTGTGGATGGTACTGAGGAAGGGAAGAAGCCGAGTCCACGTGGGTGGTGCGCGTTTGCGGTTGCGGTTAAGGATGGTGAGGAAGGGCTGCTGGTGCACGGTGGGAATAGTCCGACCAACGAGCGTCTTGATGATATGGTGTTTTGGCGTTTCTAG